The following proteins come from a genomic window of Triticum aestivum cultivar Chinese Spring chromosome 6A, IWGSC CS RefSeq v2.1, whole genome shotgun sequence:
- the LOC123129758 gene encoding purple acid phosphatase 2-like, translating to MAEVQPLHWRIGSEVNAHTYGMSDGEANMARRAPMRGRGPGRPRKMPKLPLINLQHGTKYYYAMGFGHTVRTFWFTTPPKPGPDVPFRLGLIGDLGQTSDSNSRLTHYEATGGDAVLFMGDLSYADKHPLHDNNRWDTWGRFSERSVAYQPWIWVTGNHEVDYAPELGETAPFKPFSHRYSTPHQSSGSPEPYWYSVKLASAHIIILSSYSAFGKYTPQYKWLEAELKRVNRSETPWLIVASHSPWYNSYNFHYMEGEPMRVQFEQWAVDARVDLVFAGHVHAYERSHRVSNIKYNITDGRCKPVRDRRAPVYMTIGDGGNIEGLADSMTEPQPSYSAFREASFGHAVLDIKNRTHAYYAWYRNADGVKVDADTVWFTNRYYMPNHDDSR from the exons ATGGCGGAGGTGCAACCCCTTCATTGGCGCATCGGGTCAGAGGTCAACGCCCACACTTATGGCATGTCCGATGGCGAGGCTaatatggcgcgccgtgcccccaTGCGAGGCAGAGGGCCCGGGAGGCCGCGAAAGATGCCG AAACTTCCGTTAATTAATTTGCAGCATGGCACCAAGTACTACTACGCCATGGGCTTCGGCCACACAGTGCGGACCTTCTGGTTCACCACCCCTCCCAAGCCCGGCCCGGACGTGCCCTTCCGGCTAGGCCTCATCGGCGACCTGGGCCAGACGTCTGACTCCAACAGCAGACTGACCCACTACGAGGCCACGGGGGGTGACGCCGTGCTCTTCATGGGCGACCTCTCCTACGCCGACAAACACCCCCTCCACGACAACAATCGTTGGGACACGTGGGGCCGCTTCTCCGAGCGCAGCGTCGCCTACCAACCATGGATCTGGGTCACCGGCAACCACGAGGTCGACTATGCACCGGAGCTC GGCGAGACGGCGCCGTTCAAGCCATTCAGTCATCGGTACTCGACGCCGCACCAGTCGAGCGGCTCGCCGGAGCCCTACTGGTACTCGGTGAAGCTCGCGTCCGCGCACATCATCATACTGTCCTCCTACTCCGCGTTCGGCAAGTACACGCCGCAGTACAAGTGGCTGGAGGCGGAGCTGAAGCGCGTGAACCGGAGCGAGACGCCGTGGCTGATCGTGGCATCGCACTCGCCGTGGTACAACAGCTACAACTTCCACTACATGGAGGGCGAACCGATGCGTGTGCAGTTCGAGCAGTGGGCCGTCGACGCCAGGGTCGACCTCGTCTTCGCCGGGCACGTGCACGCGTATGAGCGCAGCCACCGGGTGTCCAACATCAAGTACAACATCACAGACGGGAGGTGCAAGCCGGTGCGGGACCGCCGCGCGCCTGTGTACATGACCATCGGCGACGGCGGCAACATCGAGGGGCTTGCCGACAGCATGACGGAGCCGCAACCGAGCTACTCGGCGTTCCGGGAGGCTAGCTTTGGGCATGCCGTGCTGGACATCAAGAACCGCACGCACGCCTACTACGCTTGGTACCGCAACGCCGACGGCGTCAAGGTTGATGCCGACACCGTGTGGTTCACCAACCGCTACTACATGCCCAACCACGACGACTCCCGTTGA